TTAAGTAGCAGTGGGATGAAACATCActgaatgacaggtttcagagtggtagccgtgttaggggGAGGAGCTTTTGTTTTGCACCGGGTACTTAATACACAGGACAGTAAGACACAAATTCTAAGTCACAGCACCTTTAAAGGGAGAATGGGTTAGAAGGTGTTTCCATGGGATTCAGAGGCACACTGTAGCTGGTGCCAAAGCCCCTCAGCTCCATGTTGTGCTTCTTATGCTCTCACAAAGCAAgagaggagaagaagaaagcttGCTGTAGTCACTTCATATTGCTGAGTCATTAACTTCTTTTTGCTGAGTCATTCTGCAGCTGTGTCTGACAAACCAGGAGACAGACAAGCAGGACGGCTCAAGGTGGGTAGCATCTGCAGACTGAGATGGCTGGGCTGTAAAACTGGCTGATTATGTGAAAGATGGAACTGGCCTCTGGAGGAGTGGTAAGCACCACACATTGAATTTAAATCAGGCAGCAATGCTTTGAACAAAGAACGGGGAGCTGCAGTGGCAGTCTGGAATTGGCTATTTTGTTTTAACTCTAGAACTGGTAGGTTATTTTGGTTACAACATGGGGGGTGGGataaagtttaaaatattatgttgtTTATTGGTATAAAGAATTAAGAAACATCTCCCTATGTGACAGATGTTGTAAAATAACTGTTCACCACTTATGTTAAAAAGATACTGTCAGTGTTAACATCAATGTCCATCTTGTTTAAGATTCTTATAACTGTTAGAAGAAAACTATTTTGTTGTTTATATTGCAGTCCCACCCATTGATCTCTGTCAGGATGGGATATTGTGCTAGGTCATTGTGCAGCTGTTTTTGTTTGCATTTGAACCTTGTTCTGCAAGTGTTTGCTACCCCAGACTCTGCAAGGAGGCGCATGAAAGCCTGAAAGTGATTTATCATCTtctattgttgtatgcagtgttgttataacCATGTTGGTCCATGGATATTGGAGAGAGACacagctttcaagccacacagagctcttctgaagaagctcaaaagcttgtctctctcaccagtagaagtgggtccaataaaagatatcacctcacacACCATGTCTCTCTAAAGTGAGTCAGTTTTACTGTTCAAGCTGAGTAAAATACAAGAAAGCAGGGACTAGAAAAATTGTGAAAtgagtcattaaaaaaaaccttttgatttTCATAATTTTAGGTGTTACATGTTACACAGGCAGGAAAGTGGTTTGGTGGGGGTTTTACGTAAGGTTTATTATTTGATAGCATGCTATGTTAACAGCTTTTTGCACTGTGGAAAGGAGGTGGAGTCCCCTTTGTAACTAATGGTATTAACACATATAtagtgcttttgttttttaaagctacaGTATTGAGATTCAGTATctggttttcaaaagagctcagcacactGGATGttgaattcttttgaaaatctggccacaagCATGAGTGCTGAGCTCTCCAAAATCTGATCCTTTGGGGTTGACTTTCAGCGGGGCTGAGCCTCCAGAACTCCAGATGAAGTCAacagctgcaggtgctcagggcCTCTGGCAATCAGGCCTCACAAAACCCCTCCTCTGGGAGGTAAAAAATAGCCCTGTTTTCAGGCAGAAAAAGGGAGGCAGAGACGACATATGTTTTGCCCAAGGCCAAACAGCCAGTCTAGTTTTATTATTCTGTACTGCAGGTGGACTTGAATGCAccacaaattattttatttttttctcctcctgtatttttattGCGGCTGGTTTACATACATACGGTTGCATGGTAATGTTTGAAATAAACACAACATAATTGCTATAGAGTTACTCAGTCTGATTTACAGACCTTTCCACCCAGGGACAGCGGTTATTAACTGATCAGGTTATTGTCCCTCTAGAAGGATATTTGTAAACTTTAACTTTGGTCTCCTGATCTATACAAGGAGAGGGTGTTCTATCAAAGTTCTGAACAGACCATTTCACAGCCATAAATATGCCGATCACCACCTGAACTGTTCAATGTCGATTTTTCTCATGAGTGCACAaggctttttttaaatctgtgaacCAAGACATTTTCCAGGAAAAAGAAAAGCCATTCAGTGACCACAAGGAGAATCCCTCTCTCAAGTGTGGTCCTGAGAGACAGCGTGGCTCTCAAGATATTAAACAGTAAATGCctaactaaaaaacaaacattcaagTAATAGCCTCAGCAGAGAAGCAAGAATGTACTGTACTGGTTATTACAGTGAGGTGGCAGTAGCACCACTGGAGGTAAGGTTGAGCTTAGAAAAACTGGCTGTCAAAAAGTAAActgagtgctctaaaatccacatgcttaCTTTGAGTGCCTTAAATTGCTGTTCTTCACCAAGGTCCAGGATAGATTGTTAGGACAAAGGTTTCCTGATATAAAACCTAACTTAAATCATGTGACATCAACATTTTatagtttttatatatacacacacacatacacactttctATATAATTTATTTAGTAAGGAAGTATTAAtaagtttacaaatccttgccatgtataTATCAAACAAAACAGcattacaacagtgagctttACAGGAATGCAGTCATTAGATCTCTCTGGATTTAATATTTTTTGCATATAACTAGGGCTCACCTATGGCTCTGATCTTCCCCAAACACATGCCAGCTGAGATCACCCTCCTGAGGCTGATCTCAGCTTGCATCTGGCACCCACTGCCCCTTTGGGGAAGCAATATTTTAGAAGTTATTCAGGGTAGAAGTTGGATCTACAGTGTGGCTCAAGCCAAGTGGATGAGCCAGAGtaacaaggtggctgaggtaatgccttgtgtctctcaccaacagaagctggtccaataaaagatattacctcacccacctcatctctctagTAACTTgcgactgacatggctacaagaACAATGTAAGAGCCAGAGTAAGTCATTTGTGCGCATGCAGCAAGACTGGGACTCTGTTGCAAGCCAGATGTCCAAGTATGTGGGTGGCTCATGGTGACATAATGTGGCCATTGAACTCACCTTGCACCCACATAAAACAGCAACTTATGTTTATCCTGAAAAATACACAAGCAGCATATTTAACTATTTACAATCGTTCATCCAAATGACAACCCAAAGGTTTACACTTGTCACTGTCTCCTTTCTAAGTGCTCTAGTTCCTTGGGCAAAAAGGTGTGAAGGAGGATAGAGCTGGTAGCTGAGGGCCAGTGGGATATTCCCAGGAAGCCTCCTCATGTACTACCATCCCTCCAGTGCTCCCTAGTCATGCCCCCCATTACTACCCCCACTTCTTCAAAAAGGGGAAAATTCATTGTCCAAAAATCTTTTATTCACACTGAGTTAAGGGTGACCGGCAGCGCCTCCCACCCTTCCAGGCATTGAgtgcacctctgaaaaccagggaatacagagttaaggtacataccagcccctgccccacaaaTTTAAGTCTGCCCTCTCTGAGTGGTGCCCCAGACACCCCAGCACTGTATCACTCTGCTGCAATGTACTCCTTGCACCAGTCATTACAGCTTTTCCCCAACACTCTGAAGGGAAGCTGGGGAGTGCCTGCAAATGAATGAGTGAATGCACTTCTGTAGGACACCATACCACATTCCTCACATCTACTTATTATAGAGCTGCCCTGGCTGAAGCCTACTTACAGTATATCTCCAGTGAATCTTGCCAGCTTCAAAGGGCATAGTTAaggttgtgggggtggggctggtgtgTACCATAGCTCTCTATGGGCTGGTTTTCAGAGTTTAAATATAGGTCTACTCAACACTCAGGCAGGGTACGGGCATGGCCAGCCAGTTACCCTTAACTCTGAATTAATGAGTTTTTAGGTAGTGAGTAACAGGCAGCACTTAGCCAGTGCTTTATGTTTTTAAAGCACtgcacaaatattaactaatgaaGCTTTACAGCACCAGTGGAAAATAAGTACATTTTAGGCAATAGCTCCATTTATACACCTGAGGAGAATAAACGATTTTCCCCAGGGACAAGACACTGGGACTTTGTATCTCGAAGTCCTCAAGACTGAACCACCTCTGGAGAAACACTCCACAATGGAAAAGGATCCCAAACAGCTTCCAAAATAGCAGTGGATTTGGTGAACTGGACCCAAAACAGAAGAGCACTGTACCCGATATATGAGACTGTAGGCACAGAGTAGCCATCTGGGGTTGCAGCCATTACCATCCTCAGCTACCCACACAGGGTGTTTTCaccctggagctgggggtgtgattcccagatcCAGGAGACATACCTGTGGTAGATCTGATCAAGCCAGCATGCTAGAATTAGAGAGCAATGGGAGAAGCCAGCCATCCTGGGGACATAGCTATGGTCTCTGACAGACACAGACTCAGGATAGCTAGTTCCTCCTGCTGCTTGCACTGCCCTGGCTACTTTTTAGTGCACTAgtatgggtatgtctcctcaagctgggaatcacatccccagATCAAAGCATAGGCACACCCATAGATGCAGAATGCAGCCATGGACCATTAGCTGCCACAAACAGGGAAACAAAACAGCTCCATTCCCTTGCCACCTGGGCTCAACTGCCATGGACATTAGTgacaaacttccactgacttcaataggagcaggactgggctcttGGTCAGGAAAGTGAAGTGCTTAGAATGTAGACACCGAGTGTGTCCAACATTACACCACTAGAGGGCAGTGCTATGCACAGCCATTCTGTTAGCAAGCATATGAGGCATGcaggcagtgatgagctgccaaaatcttaacaactggttccctataaaaagttctgatttaagggatgtgccacagtatgtatttttttgtACCAATAAGGTTACCATATATCCGTATTTTCCTGGGAGGAATTTTtaacgatttttgggtctttttcttatataggctcctattactccgcacccccatcccgatttttcacacttgctgtctggtcagcctagggtgtgcacatgtgtgggtcccagctgttccctgcccccctcattgaagcaggtgtgcagggttactgccctgggaactgcagggcaccagtggacgtggggccggctgcagacaggggcgtggggcagggctagctggaggcagggggtgcggggctggctgcgggcggggggctggctgggggcaagggggcgtggggctggctgggggcaggggctggctgcaggcaggacagggggctgtggggctggctggcttcgggcagggccgcagggaggtgcagcaggggttggctggagacagaggagtgtggggctggctggcttcgggcatgggggtgcggcaggggttggctggttaacagggcagggggtgcggcaggggctggctacaggcagaggagtgcggggttggctggcttcaggcaggagggtgcggcaggggttggctggttAACagagcagggggtgcggcaggggctggctgcaggcaggacagggggtgcagtGCTCCagctcggcttttttttttttttttggcttccgcGGCACTCCGGAcctgcccccccatgtgtcccgatattttgttcgtgtaatctggtcaccctagggcagggcagggggtgcggcaggggctggctgcaggcagggcaggggatgcggggctgtctggagacaggggctggctgcgagcagggTGGCGGGTACTCACGGAGCAGCCCGAGCAGCAGAACACAGCCCAGCCCAagcagagcagccggggacccaccaggcagcagcgggagccccaggaCCAGGggtcgggggagcagcagcagcaacaggtcccgtgcccagggccaggcagcagcCCACATGGCTCCTGCGGCGCAGCGCCCCTGGTGGCCAGAGGAGGAATTACATCacttcccagccagagcccatcaAAGCCACAGCGCCCCCTCGCAGGGAAGTgggttaacaaccggttctaaaactgtttcaaaatttaacaaccgCTTCACACGAACCAGTGAGAACCGGCTCCAACTCACCACTGCCTGCAGGAGACCGACTATGTGGACCtaatgaaaggggacacattcagaGGGGCCAAGAAGGGAGGGTGTTGTCCAAGGAGACGCTCCTTTCACAAGCTAATGAATAGAAGGACATTCATCCCCAGATAGTGAGAGAGCAAGAAATGCAAGATCCCAACTGCTGCGAGTCCGATAAGAATCCAGAGAACTCCAGCGCTGAAATACATTGGGGCTAACCTGGAGGGAGACAGAGTGCTCAGACTTAGAAGCACTGGCCTCTTATAAGGGGAGTAATATACCCTAAGAGAGAGAAGTGGGGAGAGGGTACAGTGAAACCCATTAGACTCCCATTCCCACCTCCCTATGCCCCCTAAAAGGGAGGGTGAGGTTAGAACTCTCCCATCTGTACTAAGTCCTTTCCCCTTGTTCTAGCTCACCCcaggtgcgcgcacacacacacacgatcagGGGAAACTCAGAACCCCAGGAAGCAGAAAACTCTCCTTGTGTCTCTTCTGTACACTTAGCCCTAATCCTATATCCAAGCCCATATTAATGACCTCTGGCTCCCTATAATATTTAACACAGTACTCATCAAACACCTGCTGTGACATCGTGATGTTAAAGAGGCCCCTATAAATTTCTGTGGGCTCTAATTCCCTTCATCAGCCTTTAATCTAACTGTATTTTTATATTCCAGGGAAGAGAACTCTTGGCAGTTCCGATTCATGCAGATCTTTTTAACAGAGGTAGGGATCCTGCTGCATCCTGAATAGGCAGAAGGACAGCAGTCTCGGAAACCAAACTCTTCCACATCCCAAGTGCTTTAAATCCCATGCCAAAGACCCCAAAAGAAGAAAGTCCACGCCTAACCATAGCAGGGCTCCATTACCTTCCCGAGGAGGACTCTTTATACCCCATAAAATAGCGGTAGCGGGAGTAGAGATAAAGCAGGCCCAAGGCAGCAGTCAGACCTGCAATTGAGAGGAGACGACAAATTACAGTAGCAGACACCAAAGGCTTTTTGGAACTATTTGACCAGCCTGTCCCTCTAAGGCTAAAGCCTCCAGGGGAGATCCTGACTGTTCCCGCTCTATTGCGGGTGCAATCTTGCCAGGGAGCTGAGGAAGCAAGTCCTGTTGACTCTGCCCACTGGGCCAGCACATAGCAGACGCATGGAGCTAAACAGATCcagcatttcccccaccccatttaaCCAACGAACTGGCCAGTCTCACCTTGATGGAAGAAGAGGCCAGCCTGCCAGAGAATAGCCAAGAAAATGGGGAAATACTCAGAGCAATTCACCCTGGAGGAAAAGAGGAAGAATAGGGTCAGCATTCTGTGCCTCTCTGAGGCTTTCCAGTGGCTCCAGGCTTCTGCTTTTCCAGAGACTACTTCTCTGTAAAGCAATGCCCAGTAGCTTGCACCCATTCCTTTCCTGCCCCGGTCTTCAGAATAAATCTCCTATCTAACCCCAGCTAATGGGGTTCTATGGagtaactcagagcagaatgtGGGCCATAATATTCAATTACTGTGGTTTCTTCCCATTAGTTTTCAGAGTGCTTTTCACTCACCCAGCACCATGGGCAGTGGTGAGCCTAGTGCCTGAGGTTTTTTATACATGCATCCTCCTCCTCACCTTCCCTTATGTTTTCCTTGGCAGCTTTGGTTACTAGTTGGTAGCGATGGTTGTGTGTTCTGTTAGCCATTGCAGCCATCTTCACTAATGATCTAGTCTGAGATTACAGATCTGAGGACTATTTCCTGCACTGTCAGGGAAATGGAATAAATGATCCAGTAGTTTTTTTTCCATGTATAGGATCAGATCCTGCACCCCTGCTCTGGTGATGCAAAGGAGATGGAAACTGGCCACGTCTCCTTAACTAGGGATTACCCCAGTGAGCATAGAGCCTCCAAGGCCATTGTCTCTCCCCATTACAGTACCTGGCATAGGGGCTATGTCAGGGGCACTGTACTCTGGCTATTCTCAGCTGACGGATCTCCTTGGGAGCTGTTACCAGCTAATGGAGTTTAGCGCTACAATTAGGCTACTCTAAACTCTGTCAGGGTTGGCATAAAACCAGTCTGGGATCGGAGATCTAGATCTGGATCCCCATCATCCTCCCTACTCCATTCAGTGTGCTGTGCCCAAGGCTGGTTTCTGCCATCTATAGCTGAAAGGTGTATAAGTGAAAGTCTTAAACTGAGCCATAGTGGCTAACTTCTAAGCAGTCCTAACAGCGACACTAATAAATCCATGTGACCCTGGCATTGTGGGGTCCTTCCTGCGATGGAACCCTGGCATCAGTGCCAGACTGAACCAGCCAGAGTAGGAGGGATTTATACCAATAATCTGTCCCCTCTGTTTAAAATGCAGCAAGCTTTCCACCAAGACAGCAGGCTGATTGACAGAGCAGGGGGATGGGCAGCATGACTAGTCATTGCCATTCTGTCAGCCATATAGCCCCTAcagctccctctctctggcctcccAATACTGTAACCACCTACATTCCTGGGGGAAGTCTTGTGAGCAAACTGTCTGATCAAACTCTGCCGGCAAAGATGACATAGGAGGCTACTCTTGGCCCCATGGAGCAGGTCATTAAAAATAAGTCTTACTGTGCTCGAAAGACCCTCTCAAAATCAGGTGGCCCTGAGACTTTTGGAGGAGAGATCCCGTACGCTCGTCTGGCATAGATCACCTGGAGGGAGAAGTAAGCTGCAAAGAAAGAAACAAGAAGCCATGATCCTAGCAGCCTTCATGGAGACCAGGAGACTGTCACAGATGATGGAGCTCAGTGTTGTGCTACAAGGGTTTGTTAACATTCCACCGCCACATGAAAGAAAAGGTTGGTGTAATGTCCCTGCATGCAATGGAgtcattccccccccacacacacaccttatgcCGCTATTGTTATATTATCTCTACCATAAAAGAATTGTACCCAGGACTCAGACAAATAgttctgaagaaaaaaagaaaaaagaaaaaaaagtgatgcCTTTGGACGGGACCAGAGTTCTCCACTAGTGAGATATTTTCAACAGTTTCCAGTCTCCAGCTCTGACAAGGCTCCACACACACCATCCAGATTTCACAGGATGGACTTATGCTACACTAGCCACATATTGGTCTAATTTCAGGAACAAATATGATACAAATATTTCCAGCCTGTGCACTTGATACAGTGTCAGTTACCAAGTGGTATCCTCTCCCATCTTAGTTCTGAGGATgagaacaatatttttaaatggaagacaAATCAATTCCCTAATCTTTAATCCTTCCTGCCTGCAACACATGCACCTCTTGAACAGGGGTTTCACAAAGAACGAAGAGACCCGATTCTCATTTACATGAAAGCATCCCTGCACCCCGCTGGTTCTGGAAAAGGGGCCTTCTAATCCAATTGTAACCTTTAAAGTGGGCTTACAAGACCCCTTTCCATGATAAATGTGGGGTAAATTGGttttagtgtaaataagaatcaggcccaattttTTGGTGAGCGCCATACTGGAAGTTTGGCAACATATCAATGACAAATCTGGAAGGAATTTCCTAGACAGTAAAGTCCAAACCCATATAGTAATGTCCCTTGGACTATTTCAGCATGCTCTTGGTGGCTGTTCCTTTACCTAATCACTCTTAGGAAGATGGTTCCTGTGTCCAGACTTCCCCTTTCTCCAGTTTCAGACCTGTAATACACCTGCAGCCAAGTTTCTGCCACATCTTTCTGACTACCCCACTCTGCCTCTAGATAACACCCTCTTAGTTTCTGTATTGGATTTTTTATTTAGAATGATCAATGGCCCAACATTTTTAGGGACAGGTCCACCTATCAGACTTGTCCATTGTGAGGTCTGAGAGGGGCATAATTTCCTGTGGACTTTCTGGTCTTGGCTATAACTTTTTGCCATGTGTGTCACCTGGTTCTAACATGGCTGATTACCATCATGATGCACTCTATGTATACAACATGGTAATGGATGGTTCACAATGAGGTGGGCGTACACGATGCTCAGACTTTGAGACCAAGGCTATAGTGTGATTTTTCTGAGAGAAAGTTAATTCATTTTCTGGAGTAAGTGAGATGGTCTGTTCTTCTGCAACATAGATAGGACCTCCTATGTCTCCATAATTGGGTCCAACATGCCCCCTTCCTTCCACGCCTCTGTGTGGGAGGATACAAAGTGCTTAGCGCTATGTGTCAAGGCTCAATATGAAATCAGATTCTCCCAGGACTCACCCCCTATGCCAGCTATGTTAGCACAGCTACCTATGTAACCAGGAAGAACCAGCATGACTCAGTCTCATCTCTTATCTCTAATCCAAATATCTCACACTGTGAGAAactccctagaaaagaacaggagtacttgtggcaccttagagactaacaaatttattagagcataagctttcgtgggctacagcccacttcttcggatgcatatagagtgaaacatatattgaggagatatatatacaaacatacagagcgcatgaacaggtgggagttgtcttaccaactctgggaggccaattaagtacgagaaaaaaactttttaagtgataatcaagatcCCTAGATCTTGATAATCCCTAGAAAAGGTCACCTGAATTTGAGGCAGTCTTAGCTGCCTTTACAAAGTCTGGCCTGTTCGTACAACTGGAAGTTCTGAAAGCACTGAGGGACATCCATGCCCCGCCCTTCATTAGTGAAGGAAGCAAACCTGACTACACAGGCGTGGATAAGTGGCCCCATCTACATGGCAAAAACACCACTGTAGAATCCAATTACTCTTAGACAATCAGCCTGGCCACCATCAAGTCAACTATGTGACAAAGGGGACTCATTACTTATATGCAGAGCAAAGAGCGATTATATAGACCAGGCCTGTTATTTTCCAAGGAAAGAAAAGACAAACATAGCTCTCTCATTTGCATCCTAGTACCAAATTTTGAATCCCAGATTTCCTAGTACTGAGGAATCTGATGGAACACACTATTACCTTTCACCTCCTGAGTTTGGTCACACCACGGCAACCACACACACTTGTGACTCTCATACCCCTGGGTCCAGTGAGATGGGTTTAGGAAAAAGTAATGTGCGTGAGTGTATCCTATGTAGGAGCCATTGGAAGCCCAGGGTCATTAGAAAGCATGTAAAAATGGCCAATGTAATCAGATAATCCTGTGTACTGTTTGCAAGCGCCAAGTCGGACCTGCCAGAAAACCATGCACACTGATTTCTGAAATCCTTACCAGCCACTTGTTTTTTTTACCATGCAGTGAGGAACCAGATCTAGGGAGATTTCCTTCCTACCAGAACCCCTTGCTTTCTGCCTGCAGAAGGGTTTTTCTCCATTGCCTCTGGTCACTCTACTCTTCTGTGGTTGGGACATTGcttagttttctttttgtttgcactgaagtccatggaccCTCCAGGAAAAAACGagcctacagtaactcctcacttaacgctgtagttatgttcctgaaaaatgcgactaagcgaaatgatgttaagcgaatccaatttccccataagaattaatgtaaatggggtgggttaggttccagggaaatttttttcaccggacaaaaaaatatatattatatagatatacacacagtatacgttttaaacaaacaatttaatactgttcacagctatgatgattgtgaagcttggttgaggcggtgaagttagagggtggaagagggtgggatatttcccagggaatgccttgttgctaaatcagtggttctcaaacttttgtactggggacccctttcacgtagcaagcctctgagtgcgacccccccatataaattaaaaacactttttaatatatttaacaccattataaatgctggagggaaagcagggtttggggtggaggctgacagctcacgaccccccatgtaataacctcgtgaccccctgaggctgacccccagtttgagaacccctgtgctaaatgatgaactagcactcggctgagccctcaagggttaacacattgttgttaatgtagcctctcactctacaaggcagcaggaatggagaggagggg
Above is a window of Emys orbicularis isolate rEmyOrb1 chromosome 8, rEmyOrb1.hap1, whole genome shotgun sequence DNA encoding:
- the LOC135883004 gene encoding leukotriene C4 synthase-like, which produces MLDQIHLLAAVTVLGVLEQAYFSLQVIYARRAYGISPPKVSGPPDFERVFRAQVNCSEYFPIFLAILWQAGLFFHQGLTAALGLLYLYSRYRYFMGYKESSSGRLAPMYFSAGVLWILIGLAAVGILHFLLSHYLGMNVLLFISL